A DNA window from Anastrepha obliqua isolate idAnaObli1 chromosome 5, idAnaObli1_1.0, whole genome shotgun sequence contains the following coding sequences:
- the LOC129248809 gene encoding uncharacterized protein LOC129248809: MALVDETSNRGKPVLDKSSKIEARLSRIIVDHVMANPEGQTPGIDSVEVVRGCRVIKCDDQYSLHFLINAIGEIQSSWEGLRLKLIPASEIPPGPRARIWIPNMEFEANQLIPYL; encoded by the coding sequence ATGGCACTGGTGGACGAAACTTCCAACCGCGGCAAACCTGTGCTTGACAAATCGTCGAAGATTGAGGCACGGCTATCTCGCATAATCGTCGACCATGTCATGGCGAACCCGGAGGGTCAAACGCCAGGTATCGACTCGGTGGAAGTGGTTCGCGGTTGCCGGGTAATCAAATGTGATGACCAGTACTCATTGCATTTCCTGATAAACGCTATTGGCGAAATTCAGAGCAGCTGGGAGGGCTTGAGGCTGAAGCTCATTCCAGCCAGCGAGATACCACCAGggccgagggctcgcatctggatACCAAACATGGAGTTTGAAGCCAATCAGTTAATTCCCTATCTCTAG